Proteins encoded in a region of the Rutidosis leptorrhynchoides isolate AG116_Rl617_1_P2 chromosome 9, CSIRO_AGI_Rlap_v1, whole genome shotgun sequence genome:
- the LOC139866654 gene encoding uncharacterized protein, whose protein sequence is MKFIKSSILLLFLTLIISSSSSFQSDELLADDEEFGLEGGRTPDIDLTISSSPQIQSRPNSTPKPTRKRSTESDSDSRVQFALEHAFGDSSDFSVAGTFTARIKTSAHGGQTLTKLRFSRNDLSATEKENFKKLLENDDYYKIRLPSNVLNAPGNDYVLSSVKARCLPRDGLDEHIVIHMEGVNILAVNYGSPAACQYPRQLRLPAKWSFNSHTILKYSELAPRTPTFSEDIGGVEIGDDEGVKPMVERSFWAKYWMYLVPLGLIVMNAVTQAMNMPEEQAGGQAGAPSQQAVGAVPRGQGTVVRRR, encoded by the exons ATGAAATTCATCAAATCCTCAATCCTTTTACTCTTTCTCACTCTCATAatctcatcatcttcatcgtttCAATCCGACGAACTTCTCGCCGACGACGAAGAATTCGGTTTAGAGGGCGGCCGTACTCCTGATATTGACCTAACAATTTCATCATCACCTCAGATCCAATCTCGCCCTAATTCTACTCCAAAACCTACTCGAAAGAGATCCACTGAATCAGATTCAGATTCTAGAGTTCAATTCGCTCTCGAACACGCGTTTGGTGATTCCTCTGATTTCTCCGTCGCCGGCACTTTTACTGCTCGTATTAAAACCTCCGCTCACGGCGGTCAG ACTCTTACAAAGCTTCGGTTTTCGAGGAATGATCTAAGCGCAACAGAGAAGGAGAATTTCAAA AAACTACTAGAAAATGACGACTACTACAAAATAAGGTTGCCATCTAACGTTTTGAATGCTCCTGGGAATGACTACGTTCTCTCCTCGGTGAAGGCA AGATGTCTCCCAAGGGATGGTCTGGATGAGCATATTGTTATACACATG GAAGGCGTTAATATATTAGCTGTCAATTATGGTTCTCCTGCGGCTTGCCAGTATCCTCGCCAATTGAGACTT cCTGCAAAGTGGTCTTTCAACTCCCACACGATTCTAAAGTACAGTGAGCTGGCTCCAAG GACCCCAACATTCTCTGAAGATATCGGTGGCGTTGAGATAGGAGATGATGAAGGCGTAAAGCCAATGGTAGAGAGATCCTTTTGGGCTAAATAT TGGATGTATTTGGTCCCTCTTGGACTTATCGTGATGAATGCTGTCACCCAAGCCATGAACATGCCTGAGGAGCAAGCAGGCGGTCAAGCTGGCGCCCCGTCACAGCAGGCGGTTGGTGCAGTCCCCCGGGGACAGGGCACAGTTGTACGAAGACGGTGA